From Denitrovibrio acetiphilus DSM 12809, the proteins below share one genomic window:
- a CDS encoding HD-GYP domain-containing protein — translation MKYKVVSVDDNKLNLMLIESMLGNITADITSFLNPVEALDHCRNNPTDLILVDYMMPDLDGITFIAETRKHDEEVPIVMITAINDDDNIKLSALEAGATEFLNKPLKLYEFQVRVKNLLTLRKQQILLKDKAALLEKEVEAATSQIASREIETLSILGRASEFKDTETGAHISRVAMYAKLIGGEFIKDENALAMLFNSSPLHDVGKIGIPDSILLKPGALNEEEMCVMKTHTTIGYDLLSESKSKYLQAGAVIAKTHHEKWDGSGYPDGLRGKEIPFFGRIVAVCDVFDALMSVRPYKPAWSFDDATEFIISKKGSMFDPDVVSVFIQKLPEIKKIAETFKDD, via the coding sequence TTGAAATACAAGGTTGTGTCTGTCGATGACAACAAACTTAATCTTATGCTCATAGAGTCTATGCTTGGCAATATTACTGCGGATATTACAAGTTTCCTAAACCCTGTTGAGGCTCTTGATCATTGCAGGAACAACCCTACTGACCTGATTCTGGTGGATTACATGATGCCTGATCTGGATGGCATAACATTTATTGCTGAGACGAGAAAACACGATGAAGAAGTCCCTATTGTAATGATCACGGCTATAAATGATGATGACAATATAAAGCTCAGTGCTCTTGAGGCCGGAGCAACAGAGTTTCTTAATAAACCTTTGAAACTTTATGAATTTCAGGTAAGAGTGAAAAACCTTCTCACTCTGCGGAAACAGCAGATTTTACTTAAAGATAAAGCTGCGCTTCTCGAAAAAGAAGTTGAGGCGGCAACCAGCCAGATTGCGAGCAGAGAAATTGAGACTCTATCTATACTCGGACGGGCAAGTGAATTTAAAGACACTGAGACAGGGGCTCACATTAGCCGTGTAGCTATGTATGCGAAACTTATCGGAGGTGAGTTTATCAAAGATGAAAATGCTTTAGCAATGCTCTTTAACAGCAGTCCTCTGCACGATGTCGGGAAAATTGGCATACCAGACAGTATCCTTCTGAAGCCCGGGGCTCTTAATGAGGAAGAGATGTGTGTAATGAAGACGCATACTACAATAGGATATGATCTTTTATCTGAGTCTAAAAGTAAATATCTTCAGGCTGGGGCTGTAATAGCTAAAACCCATCATGAGAAATGGGATGGGTCAGGTTATCCTGACGGGCTCAGGGGAAAAGAGATACCCTTTTTTGGTCGGATTGTTGCTGTGTGTGATGTTTTCGACGCTCTTATGTCTGTGCGCCCATATAAACCCGCATGGAGCTTTGACGATGCAACAGAATTTATTATCAGTAAAAAGGGTTCTATGTTCGACCCTGACGTTGTGTCAGTTTTTATTCAGAAATTACCTGAAATTAAGAAAATTGCAGAAACCTTCAAAGATGATTAG
- a CDS encoding HDIG domain-containing metalloprotein, with translation MELTRKNAYTLLTEYTKNDSLLKHALSVEQAMKAYAAKYGADAERWGIAGLLHDFDYEMYPSLEDHPFKGVEILKEKGYPQDIIDAVAGHAEHTGVKRETMMAKTLFAVDELCGFLLACAYVRPDKSIANVQVKSVKKKLKDKSFARAVNRDDIEQGIAEMELDKDEHIKFVIDALAEIGEQLGV, from the coding sequence GTGGAACTTACAAGAAAGAACGCATATACACTTCTTACAGAATACACAAAAAACGATTCACTTCTGAAACATGCTCTCAGTGTCGAACAGGCTATGAAGGCCTATGCTGCGAAATATGGTGCAGATGCCGAAAGATGGGGCATTGCAGGACTCCTTCACGATTTTGATTATGAAATGTATCCATCACTGGAAGACCACCCTTTTAAAGGGGTCGAAATATTGAAGGAAAAAGGCTATCCGCAGGATATCATTGATGCCGTCGCCGGTCATGCAGAACATACTGGGGTTAAACGGGAGACAATGATGGCAAAAACACTTTTTGCTGTAGACGAACTTTGCGGTTTTCTGCTTGCCTGCGCCTATGTCCGTCCGGATAAATCCATTGCAAATGTTCAGGTCAAGAGTGTTAAGAAAAAACTTAAAGATAAGTCTTTTGCCCGTGCGGTAAACAGAGACGATATTGAGCAGGGGATAGCTGAGATGGAGCTTGATAAAGACGAACATATAAAATTTGTCATTGATGCTCTGGCTGAGATAGGCGAACAGCTCGGAGTATGA
- a CDS encoding radical SAM protein, protein MMDNVLLPLELSDGFCLETVYYESGTLCISTQAGCRMACPFCASGRVGLKRNLSSDELFTQVELHKGNDIKRVTLSGIGEPLDNFEVVKEFIKKSGYPVSVTTSVPDTEKLKELLKLSHNGVMLSFHAGFDETRKKLIPKACQLDEIFHAVSEVWSEISVNKRKKVGFNYMLLDGINDSAEELDAFAGQVTNFKEVTVHLLVCNDVSGSSFKSPSVCVFTDAYELLRNNGLNVRRANNWRKSSNGGCGTLFLKTLQK, encoded by the coding sequence ATGATGGATAACGTCCTTCTGCCTCTGGAGCTTTCTGACGGCTTCTGCTTAGAGACAGTTTACTACGAAAGCGGAACCCTTTGCATATCAACTCAGGCGGGTTGCCGGATGGCTTGTCCTTTTTGTGCGTCAGGTCGTGTAGGGCTTAAGAGAAACCTTTCTTCTGATGAACTTTTTACACAGGTGGAACTGCATAAAGGCAATGACATAAAACGTGTTACTCTTTCAGGAATTGGCGAACCTCTTGATAACTTTGAAGTAGTTAAAGAATTCATAAAAAAGTCCGGATATCCTGTTTCGGTCACAACATCTGTACCTGATACTGAAAAGCTGAAAGAGCTGCTGAAGCTATCTCATAATGGCGTAATGCTTTCTTTTCATGCAGGTTTTGATGAAACCCGTAAAAAACTTATACCAAAAGCCTGTCAGCTTGATGAGATATTTCATGCTGTTTCTGAGGTATGGTCTGAAATCTCTGTTAACAAAAGAAAAAAAGTTGGTTTTAATTATATGCTTCTTGATGGGATTAATGATTCGGCTGAGGAGCTTGATGCATTTGCCGGGCAGGTGACTAATTTTAAAGAGGTTACAGTGCATCTGCTTGTGTGCAATGACGTTTCAGGCAGTAGCTTTAAAAGTCCGTCGGTATGTGTTTTTACTGATGCTTATGAACTGCTCCGGAATAATGGTCTGAATGTGCGCCGAGCTAATAACTGGCGCAAAAGCTCGAATGGCGGGTGTGGAACACTTTTTTTAAAGACTTTGCAAAAATAA
- a CDS encoding anthranilate synthase component I family protein, with protein sequence MNLTEQIHPSRERFTELAGEFDRVTVYREIIGDTFTPITLLRNFSNEENIFLLESANLDKTFSRFSFFGNKPKRVITFQNGQVTVKKGSKKETFSMNPMDYMSQQLYAEKGYNDGTFGDFSGGFAGFFAYEAVNYMDTLRKPLKVSPESKLIGFMEVDEFYVFDNHFSKMYAAVSVQTKGGESAYDKALKRTQKMSSEVHRFNFDNYDSDLDCELVTDMTEEEYMATVDALKEEITNGEGIQIVPSNAHRLKGKINPLSLYRALRNVNPSPYMFYLKFGSEVLLGASPEIHLKIREGYATLKPIAGTYPITDDIEASKQALLSDPKERSEHLMLLDLARNDLYTCCEPESVKVKEQFVPEVYSHVIHIVSEVEGKIENGYNPLNLFMKSFPAGTVSGAPKVRAMELIEQYEKSERGFYAGCVGYFGYSGNMDTCITIRSAYVTETETVFRSGGGVIYDSDPQTEYKETKNKLGALFSAYKNIGVTEGRDVSNG encoded by the coding sequence ATGAACCTCACAGAGCAGATCCATCCATCGAGGGAACGTTTTACGGAACTGGCAGGAGAGTTTGACAGAGTAACAGTTTACCGGGAAATTATCGGTGACACATTCACTCCGATTACTCTTCTGCGGAATTTCTCAAATGAAGAGAATATCTTTTTGCTGGAGAGCGCAAATCTGGACAAAACATTTTCCAGATTCTCATTTTTCGGCAACAAGCCTAAGAGGGTTATTACCTTTCAGAACGGGCAGGTTACGGTAAAGAAAGGTAGTAAAAAAGAGACCTTCAGTATGAACCCTATGGATTATATGAGCCAGCAGCTATATGCAGAAAAAGGTTATAATGACGGTACTTTCGGAGATTTTTCCGGTGGTTTCGCAGGCTTTTTCGCTTACGAGGCGGTGAACTATATGGATACACTCAGAAAGCCGCTTAAAGTCAGCCCCGAGAGCAAGCTGATCGGGTTTATGGAAGTTGACGAGTTTTATGTTTTTGATAACCACTTTTCAAAGATGTATGCTGCAGTGAGCGTTCAGACCAAAGGGGGGGAGTCTGCATATGACAAAGCCCTTAAGCGCACACAGAAAATGAGCTCTGAGGTGCACAGGTTCAATTTTGACAATTATGACTCTGACCTTGACTGTGAGCTTGTTACAGACATGACAGAGGAAGAATATATGGCAACCGTTGATGCTCTGAAAGAAGAGATAACAAACGGTGAGGGGATACAGATTGTACCCTCTAATGCACACAGACTGAAAGGGAAGATAAACCCTCTCAGCCTCTACCGTGCACTTCGCAACGTCAATCCTTCACCTTACATGTTTTACCTCAAATTTGGCTCAGAGGTTCTTTTGGGAGCGTCACCTGAGATACACCTTAAGATACGTGAAGGGTATGCAACTCTCAAACCTATAGCGGGCACATATCCTATTACAGATGATATTGAGGCGTCTAAACAAGCTCTCCTTTCAGACCCTAAAGAGCGTTCAGAGCACCTTATGCTCCTTGATCTTGCCAGAAATGATCTTTACACATGCTGCGAGCCTGAATCTGTGAAAGTGAAAGAGCAGTTTGTTCCGGAAGTATATTCCCATGTGATACACATAGTCTCCGAAGTGGAAGGCAAAATTGAAAATGGATATAACCCGTTGAATCTTTTCATGAAATCTTTTCCGGCAGGCACAGTTTCCGGTGCTCCGAAAGTTCGTGCAATGGAGCTTATAGAACAGTATGAAAAGTCAGAGCGAGGTTTTTATGCCGGATGCGTGGGGTATTTTGGCTATAGCGGAAACATGGATACATGTATAACTATCCGATCCGCATACGTCACAGAAACGGAGACAGTTTTCAGGTCTGGCGGCGGTGTTATATACGACTCTGACCCACAGACAGAATATAAAGAGACCAAGAACAAGCTTGGGGCTCTCTTTTCAGCGTATAAAAATATCGGAGTTACGGAGGGCAGAGATGTTTCTAATGGTTGA
- a CDS encoding anthranilate synthase component II: MFLMVDNYDSFTYNLVALFRLNGAKVDVIRNTEYKDANEYQGIILSPGPSNPANSGSTLEYLDKYAGRTPIFGVCLGMQSIGHYLGYEVRRAKSVMHGKVDNIKLTGDSKILSGVKDDFATVRYHSLAVAAPEEMIIAKASADGECMAIEDDSKLLYGVQFHPESILSEHGDSIVKNFMNICGVEA; the protein is encoded by the coding sequence ATGTTTCTAATGGTTGATAATTACGACTCTTTTACATATAACCTTGTTGCGCTTTTCAGGCTGAACGGTGCAAAGGTGGATGTAATCAGAAATACAGAATACAAAGACGCAAATGAATATCAGGGGATTATCCTTTCCCCGGGGCCTTCGAATCCGGCAAATTCCGGCTCAACTCTTGAGTATCTGGATAAATATGCAGGGCGTACGCCTATCTTCGGTGTTTGCCTCGGTATGCAGTCCATAGGGCACTATCTGGGATATGAAGTACGTAGAGCCAAGAGTGTTATGCACGGTAAAGTTGACAACATTAAGCTGACAGGAGATTCAAAAATCCTGAGCGGTGTAAAGGATGATTTCGCAACGGTACGCTACCACTCTCTGGCTGTGGCAGCTCCGGAAGAGATGATTATAGCAAAAGCTTCGGCTGACGGCGAGTGCATGGCTATAGAGGACGACAGTAAGCTCCTTTACGGAGTACAATTTCATCCGGAATCAATTCTGAGTGAGCATGGCGACAGTATAGTTAAAAACTTTATGAATATATGTGGGGTAGAGGCATGA
- the trpD gene encoding anthranilate phosphoribosyltransferase produces the protein MKKELIRKTGMGEKLTQKETYTLFTSIMTGEMTESEIAAVLIAMRMRGETPDEIAGAALAMNDVKVKFDTEGVKAYDTCGTGGSGKSTMNVSSAVAVLLASLGMPVVKHGNRAMSGTMGSADLYEMAGVPIESAKDDMEAYFKKNNFAFCFAPLYHPAMKYAGPVRRQIMVPTIFNFLGPLSNPADLAGQIIGIPKRERLAGIAEALEKMGRTNVALYSSLDGFDEASSCSETEVYVIKEEGIRNFRIKPEQYFSVCDMPVVKTREEGLDMFVKAISPDGGKLNELIALNSGVALYVFDKADSLKDGYMKSMDTIQSGRVFEKYRGL, from the coding sequence ATGAAAAAAGAACTTATCAGAAAGACGGGGATGGGTGAAAAACTTACGCAGAAGGAAACTTACACCCTGTTTACATCTATCATGACAGGCGAAATGACTGAGTCAGAGATAGCGGCGGTGCTTATCGCTATGCGCATGCGTGGGGAAACACCGGACGAGATAGCGGGAGCGGCACTTGCCATGAACGATGTAAAGGTGAAGTTTGATACCGAGGGAGTAAAGGCATATGACACATGCGGAACAGGTGGAAGCGGCAAGTCTACAATGAATGTCTCTTCTGCTGTTGCTGTTCTTCTGGCATCTCTCGGAATGCCTGTAGTAAAACACGGGAACAGGGCTATGAGCGGAACTATGGGGTCAGCAGACCTCTATGAGATGGCAGGTGTCCCGATAGAGTCTGCAAAGGATGATATGGAGGCATACTTCAAAAAGAATAATTTCGCTTTTTGTTTTGCGCCCCTCTACCACCCTGCTATGAAATATGCCGGTCCCGTCCGCAGGCAGATTATGGTTCCGACTATATTTAATTTTCTCGGACCTCTCTCAAACCCTGCTGATCTTGCCGGTCAGATAATAGGGATACCGAAAAGGGAGCGTCTTGCAGGGATTGCGGAAGCGCTGGAAAAAATGGGGAGAACAAATGTTGCTCTCTATAGCTCTCTGGACGGTTTTGACGAAGCATCTTCATGCAGTGAGACAGAAGTTTATGTTATTAAAGAAGAAGGTATCAGAAATTTTAGAATAAAACCCGAACAATACTTCTCTGTCTGTGATATGCCCGTTGTTAAAACGAGGGAAGAAGGGCTTGATATGTTTGTAAAAGCTATAAGTCCTGACGGGGGAAAACTTAACGAGCTGATCGCTCTTAACTCCGGTGTGGCTCTTTATGTCTTTGATAAAGCTGACAGCCTGAAAGACGGCTATATGAAGTCTATGGATACTATACAGTCCGGCAGAGTGTTTGAAAAATACAGGGGTCTGTGA
- a CDS encoding indole-3-glycerol phosphate synthase TrpC, with protein sequence MKCSDVLERILSNKRKEIELLSESVEERTKPLLDFRQAIIDRQFICEVKKASPSLGAINTGADVEKVAAVYESIGAGCVSVLTDKEFFGGSFDDLRKVTAKVSIPVLCKDFIITEKQIDVAYSMGADAVLLMATSLSREDYERLYSYVKGKGMQALVEIHELEELEIVKGMEPDILGVNSRNLKTLEIDLNKGAEIIRSLPEYEVKIAESGMKAEADIRLMSQAGAKGFLVGSSLMGADDPAGVFASLRSGLCS encoded by the coding sequence ATGAAGTGTTCGGATGTCCTTGAAAGAATTCTTTCTAATAAGAGAAAAGAGATAGAGTTACTGTCGGAATCGGTCGAAGAGCGTACAAAGCCTTTGCTGGATTTCAGGCAGGCGATTATTGACAGGCAGTTTATATGTGAGGTTAAAAAAGCCTCACCGTCTCTGGGTGCTATAAACACGGGAGCAGATGTTGAAAAAGTTGCAGCGGTGTATGAATCGATCGGCGCGGGATGTGTGAGTGTTTTGACCGATAAGGAATTCTTTGGCGGGAGCTTTGATGATCTTCGGAAGGTTACGGCTAAGGTCAGTATTCCTGTTTTATGTAAGGATTTTATAATCACAGAGAAACAGATTGATGTTGCCTATTCTATGGGGGCCGATGCTGTGCTTCTTATGGCTACATCTCTTAGCAGAGAGGATTATGAGAGACTATATTCATACGTTAAGGGTAAAGGGATGCAGGCTCTTGTTGAGATACATGAGCTTGAGGAACTTGAGATTGTAAAGGGTATGGAGCCGGATATCCTCGGAGTCAACTCACGCAACCTGAAAACTCTTGAGATAGACCTTAATAAAGGGGCAGAAATAATAAGATCTCTGCCTGAATATGAAGTTAAGATAGCTGAAAGCGGCATGAAAGCAGAGGCGGATATAAGGCTGATGTCCCAAGCGGGGGCGAAGGGCTTTCTTGTCGGGTCAAGCCTCATGGGGGCTGATGACCCCGCCGGTGTTTTCGCTTCTCTGAGGTCGGGGTTATGTTCGTAA
- a CDS encoding phosphoribosylanthranilate isomerase, translating into MFVKICGIKTPEMAELACEHGADAIGVVAYKKSKRYVAPEQAKAIKNAINGRCPLVVVSVSKEDCEPYASFADYVQADDANTSETQILSGSERPDGIFRYFLYDASRGAGLRSDYPDWIEEYSDRLILAGGLDSDNVIDVIEKYKPFGVDVSSGVETDGEKDIEKIKVFINNAKTN; encoded by the coding sequence ATGTTCGTAAAGATATGCGGTATAAAAACACCGGAGATGGCTGAACTTGCGTGTGAGCATGGAGCAGATGCCATAGGTGTTGTCGCTTATAAAAAAAGTAAGCGGTATGTTGCTCCTGAACAGGCAAAAGCTATTAAAAATGCTATTAACGGGCGGTGTCCGCTGGTGGTGGTTAGTGTTTCAAAAGAGGACTGCGAACCTTATGCATCTTTTGCAGACTATGTTCAGGCAGATGATGCCAACACCTCTGAAACCCAAATTCTCAGCGGAAGTGAAAGACCGGATGGAATTTTCAGATACTTCCTGTATGATGCCAGCCGTGGGGCTGGACTGCGCTCTGACTATCCTGACTGGATAGAGGAATACAGCGACAGACTGATTCTCGCCGGCGGGCTTGATTCGGACAATGTCATTGATGTTATTGAAAAGTACAAACCGTTTGGAGTGGATGTCTCCAGCGGAGTTGAGACAGATGGTGAAAAAGATATTGAAAAGATCAAAGTTTTTATAAATAACGCAAAAACAAACTAG
- the trpB gene encoding tryptophan synthase subunit beta produces the protein MYDKMFYGRYGGQFVPETLIPAIDDLEAKFEELKDDAKFNEELKELFTKYAGRPTPVYKAQNLSDKYGCEIYLKREDLMHTGAHKLNNTLGQALLTKYMGKKRIIAETGAGQHGVATATVAALFGMECTVYMGALDVKRQEPNVKRMELLGAEVVAVTEGQGALKEATNAALREWVASVETTHYIIGSIVGPYPFPKIVAHFQSVIGQEANVQCRDMGFTPDCVVACVGGGSNAIGIFNGFLDKQCELYGVEAGGVSDEDCKHARTLGKGKPGVLHGSYTYLVQTPEHQISDVHSISAGLDYPGIGPVHAMLHDVGRVKYGYVRDDEALNAFKELSRNEGIIPALESSHALAYVIENKEKFKGKKVLVNLSGRGDKDMAAILERGLI, from the coding sequence ATGTACGATAAAATGTTTTATGGAAGATACGGAGGGCAGTTTGTACCGGAAACACTTATTCCGGCTATAGACGACCTTGAGGCGAAGTTCGAAGAGCTGAAGGATGATGCGAAATTCAATGAAGAGCTGAAAGAACTTTTTACTAAGTATGCCGGAAGACCAACTCCTGTTTATAAGGCTCAGAATCTCTCTGATAAGTACGGATGCGAAATATACCTGAAGCGTGAAGACCTCATGCATACGGGTGCACATAAGCTCAACAACACTCTTGGGCAGGCACTCCTTACAAAATATATGGGGAAGAAACGTATCATAGCTGAAACTGGTGCGGGGCAGCATGGTGTAGCGACTGCAACTGTGGCTGCGCTTTTCGGCATGGAATGCACAGTTTATATGGGGGCTCTGGATGTAAAGAGGCAGGAGCCTAATGTTAAGCGTATGGAGCTTCTCGGTGCGGAAGTTGTAGCTGTAACAGAAGGGCAGGGGGCGCTGAAAGAAGCGACTAATGCGGCTCTGCGTGAGTGGGTGGCAAGTGTGGAAACAACACATTATATCATAGGTTCGATCGTGGGACCTTATCCATTCCCGAAAATTGTGGCACATTTCCAGTCTGTCATAGGACAGGAGGCAAACGTACAGTGCAGAGATATGGGGTTTACTCCTGACTGTGTTGTTGCCTGTGTCGGCGGTGGGAGTAATGCTATCGGTATATTTAACGGATTTTTAGACAAGCAGTGCGAGCTGTACGGTGTCGAGGCTGGCGGTGTTTCTGATGAAGACTGCAAACACGCCAGAACTCTCGGTAAAGGTAAACCTGGGGTTCTTCATGGTTCATATACATACCTTGTGCAGACGCCCGAACATCAGATATCTGATGTCCATTCAATTTCTGCCGGGCTGGATTACCCCGGGATAGGTCCTGTCCATGCTATGTTGCACGACGTCGGCAGGGTAAAATACGGATATGTCAGAGACGATGAGGCACTTAACGCATTTAAAGAGCTATCCAGAAACGAAGGGATAATCCCTGCTCTTGAGTCAAGTCACGCTCTGGCATACGTTATTGAAAACAAAGAGAAGTTCAAGGGTAAAAAGGTGCTTGTCAACCTCTCTGGCAGAGGAGACAAAGACATGGCGGCTATACTTGAAAGGGGGCTGATATGA
- the trpA gene encoding tryptophan synthase subunit alpha codes for MKGFYIVGGYPDRDKFRECLFAVAERGFDFIEVGIPFSEPVADGPVIADAIHEAVEKGVNIDEIMNDMREMKEKYPDIKAIVMTYANIFTGYGEKAFTEKFSDILDGVIIPDIPMRMQSWARERGLGIPAVPFVTPVSRLADIEALRGTDAPFIYYISIMGTTGSDVERKNADNGITAGEVIGKPVVTGFGIRTPEDAKRALESTGGFVIGTEVVKRQGDIAEFKRYIDQFR; via the coding sequence ATGAAAGGATTTTACATTGTAGGCGGTTACCCCGACAGAGATAAGTTCAGAGAATGCCTTTTTGCTGTGGCAGAAAGGGGATTTGACTTTATAGAGGTCGGCATACCTTTCAGTGAGCCTGTTGCGGATGGACCTGTCATCGCTGACGCTATCCACGAAGCAGTTGAAAAAGGCGTTAATATAGACGAAATAATGAACGATATGCGTGAGATGAAAGAGAAGTATCCTGATATCAAGGCGATCGTCATGACATATGCGAATATATTTACCGGATACGGTGAGAAAGCTTTTACTGAAAAGTTTTCCGATATTCTGGATGGTGTCATAATTCCGGATATCCCTATGCGTATGCAGAGCTGGGCGAGAGAGCGGGGGCTTGGGATTCCTGCTGTTCCGTTTGTGACTCCTGTTTCGAGACTCGCAGATATTGAAGCACTGCGTGGGACAGATGCGCCGTTTATATATTACATAAGTATTATGGGTACAACAGGCTCTGATGTTGAGAGGAAGAACGCAGATAACGGTATAACAGCAGGAGAAGTCATAGGGAAGCCAGTTGTGACAGGTTTTGGCATAAGGACACCCGAAGATGCTAAGAGGGCTCTTGAGTCAACAGGGGGCTTTGTGATAGGAACAGAGGTTGTGAAGCGTCAGGGGGACATTGCAGAGTTTAAAAGATATATAGACCAGTTCAGATAA
- a CDS encoding MarR family transcriptional regulator: MSSNICIQTILEIRKLSRFLDKYSKYLNNNYNVTLPQMLSLYEISQHDSMNLTELTRSVNLNNSAITGIVDRLEAKGFVNRVKKAGDRRTIYLEITPAGKEYTALLTKILEDDCFFDEKKLGKENVNDIFQSLAKITNALDPEIKKIEIL, from the coding sequence ATGTCCAGCAACATATGTATCCAAACTATTCTCGAAATAAGAAAACTTTCACGGTTTCTTGATAAATATTCCAAATATCTTAACAACAACTACAATGTAACTCTCCCTCAGATGCTCTCTCTTTATGAAATAAGTCAGCATGACTCTATGAACCTGACAGAGCTGACCCGCTCAGTTAACCTGAACAACAGCGCCATTACAGGCATAGTCGACAGACTGGAGGCGAAAGGATTTGTTAACCGTGTTAAAAAAGCAGGTGACAGAAGAACAATTTATCTCGAAATAACTCCGGCAGGGAAAGAATACACAGCACTCCTTACAAAAATACTGGAAGACGACTGTTTCTTTGATGAAAAAAAACTGGGGAAAGAGAACGTAAACGATATCTTTCAGTCTCTGGCAAAAATCACTAATGCACTGGATCCTGAAATTAAAAAAATAGAAATATTATAG
- a CDS encoding Fur family transcriptional regulator encodes MTNIDNIDDKLREKGLRATAQRLMICREIDKAGHIEIESLYESLKKQIPSLSIATIYKNMHSLAEKEIITEVNVSGKKTMYELNIDPHIHLVCSECGNIEDIPFDTIKLVSNIKELSDRKISECKLTTVGICSKCLG; translated from the coding sequence ATGACTAATATAGATAACATAGACGATAAGCTTCGGGAAAAAGGTCTCCGTGCAACGGCACAGCGCCTTATGATATGCAGAGAGATCGATAAAGCAGGACACATAGAGATCGAATCTCTCTATGAAAGCCTCAAAAAACAGATCCCGTCCTTGTCCATTGCCACCATATACAAAAACATGCACTCTCTTGCTGAAAAAGAGATCATTACAGAAGTGAATGTCAGCGGTAAAAAAACTATGTACGAACTGAACATAGATCCTCATATTCACCTTGTATGCTCAGAATGCGGCAATATAGAAGACATCCCCTTTGATACTATCAAGCTTGTCAGCAATATCAAAGAATTGTCTGATAGAAAAATTTCCGAATGCAAACTCACCACAGTCGGTATATGCAGCAAATGTCTGGGCTAA